In one Rutidosis leptorrhynchoides isolate AG116_Rl617_1_P2 chromosome 8, CSIRO_AGI_Rlap_v1, whole genome shotgun sequence genomic region, the following are encoded:
- the LOC139863376 gene encoding uncharacterized protein translates to MGNCNKTPKNTNSDNFSPNISTSDHHYQKPDHSDQLHQKINTSDQLQPKINTSDKLHRISDQSDGNKFPSPAPAALPVVRLYGSPSSPATSYIRFAILYKPVTLLFIPSEKPDFGFETPVIQYGSDVISGSSGTILRYLDAKFPKPMLLSNWNTSNEKMPVVVTETVLQHKSLTWHLERMATWGEDLATRGGKSRGDPVMGSARMEVKKYGRSYSQLLGVLLEHAQMEERIVFPVLEREDRGLSKSVNEEHARDLPLMNGIKEDIKTIIVLDSGSTSSQDALYSLSTRIKLLLENCKQHFEEEERGILPLMEAAELTQGQQEKLLEESLDVMPSTHSHLLKFFMQGLLPHEAMLYLDLITKCTDKERADSIYSHLVEEHNGKRNEGRPTMALLLKAKTYALF, encoded by the exons ATGGGAAATTGTAATAAAACCCCCAAAAATACAAATTCTGACAATTTTAGCCCTAATATTTCTACCTCCGATCACCATTACCAGAAACCAGATCACTCCGATCAACTTCACCAGAAAATTAACACCTCCGATCAACTTCAACCGAAAATAAACACATCCGATAAACTTCACCGGATATCAGATCAGTCAGACGGAAACAAGTTTCCGTCGCCGGCACCTGCGGCTTTGCCGGTGGTGAGGCTGTACGGATCACCGTCGTCACCGGCAACATCCTACATTCGATTCGCGATACTTTACAAACCAGTCACTCTACTTTTTATTCCATCGGAAAAGCCTGATTTCGGATTCGAAACGCCGGTGATACAATACGGATCTGACGTCATCTCCGGATCGTCGGGGACGATTCTCCGGTATTTAGACGCTAAGTTTCCGAAACCGATGTTGTTGAGTAACTGGAACACGAGTAATGAGAAGATGCCGGTGGTGGTGACGGAGACAGTGTTGCAGCATAAAAGTTTGACGTGGCATTTGGAGAGAATGGCGACGTGGGGAGAGGATTTGGCGACACGTGGAGGTAAGTCGAGAGGTGATCCAGTGATGGGGAGTGCACGTATGGAAGTTAAAAAGTATGGAAGAAGTTATTCACAGTTATTGGGAGTGTTGCTTGAACATGCTCAGATGGAAGAAAGGATTGTCTTTCCAGTTTTAGAAAGAGAAGATAGAG GCTTATCTAAATCTGTTAATGAGGAACATGCTAGAGACCTTCCCCTCATGAATGGCATTAAAGAAGACATCAAAACAATAATAGTCCTCGACTCGGGTAGCACTTCATCCCAGGATGCTCTCTATAGTCTATCCACTCGCATTAAACTGCTACTG GAGAATTGCAAACaacactttgaagaggaagagagAGGGATTTTGCCGTTAATGGAGGCAGCAGAGTTGACTCAAGGTCAACAAGAGAAACTATTAGAGGAATCTTTAGATGTGATGCCCAGCACACACTCTCACTTGCTTAAGTTTTTCATGCAAGGCCTTCTCCCACATGAAGCCATGCTTTATCTTGACTTGATCACCAAATGTACTGACAAAGAACGAGCCGACTCCATATACAGTCACTTAGTCGA GGAACACAATGGAAAACGCAATGAGGGTCGCCCGACAATGGCATTGTTGTTAAAGGCAAAAACATACGCTTTGTTTTGA